Proteins co-encoded in one Stomoxys calcitrans chromosome 5, idStoCalc2.1, whole genome shotgun sequence genomic window:
- the LOC106095727 gene encoding kinesin-like protein costa: protein MEIPIQVAVRICPKDLEDEDKKEESGTEPEFENVDDDNGNLSQKGIITQPAINASKEEVEERKCCVRVKPFTGGLPGPPPPGCMDPPDVVQVGPHSFPVTHGLSMGCTQAQIYYQTVIPLMTLFMEGFDASVVAYGQKSCGKTYALYGNGFHENSDENNQGIVARCVAEIFQHIDKHPERKCAVNITWIEIYREIIRDVFGVGSVQCMSKSDAFHWLQVGYKLLNSTKTQMGHSLFSITLEQRWINKDGLIQHRLSTASFTDLGATERVFMLNALGQPSSMPKDLGLQALECVVSTLIDPALMLQGYENVPYHQTLLTTMLKDSFGGRAQTLVIVCVSPWEEDLNETVANMQFAFKVQCVHNFVVINSYSDDNTLATVEENICEALDEDMEDIEEQQLSPPPKNQSDQFALQFAANQWSKLVANAEDLLSKLISSNAIGEQEKQQIESWLIQKQECDDCLNSSDSQQEENSLGPIQEADEPTEDSDPDVSEPETSLPQNSENDSDGGVVLMKNGEKLQTLWQKFELKTNDLIKRNYGDFMENHTKAQEREQMPNDSPPSSLSEARNLGRGPQRGRRGSIQPGSTLSSVEMAMLKHLVAREQFADKEDASDIRPQHEEFLYESGKQSNSALKGMKKKMRKLDASIEGRMKQINEIQETIQLKENIITELIKTSDTRSTAKQKFQKKRTKMQAEYEKSKKALDKALAQRRDRNEVRQLKANVAQLEQRLSDVTSIKHIAGDSEQKVKKLQQSLKESKTLLENLQKKVEKEKSKKEALELQIKSMESKENSNTTNDIREDVIPDTGTIQSQLKHLEEKIDHLQPQGEDLRHEIRNLRKTRDHLLEQRCSLDRKFKSEKSLSPKEERKLLECDEAIEAIDAAIEFKNEMICGHKSIDTSERLQREKGEQMLMARLNKLSSEEMRTLLYKYFTKVIDLRDSSRKLEIQLQQLEREKDAWEWRERVLSNAVRQAYLEGERKTVLLQRQHEMKLTLMLRHLAEESCNSSASFSEHSLSPVSSFYRPPQMALIPTTVSMSSSCYSDSDYEWPHQLKPKMPLMPKPLDKNALMCPLSDRHLKTYQPMDNIKGKTLKLAPNILNKGYAEPDFKWPHAHNAKFSKSSHSHANAMEMYAVPPQPIAKYSKSDDKIKEKDTKSKLFAKFQVLTRYASNQRQEDSFTSSSNSSSKSKDKDSSTLTQEDPKKAVPNEKSQKTKVTRQKNKLIIQDKSRSQ, encoded by the exons GTTGTACACAAGCCCAGATTTACTATCAAACTGTCATACCTCTGATGACTCTCTTTATGGAGGGCTTCGATGCCTCGGTGGTGGCTTATGGCCAAAAAAGCTGTGGCAAGACATACGCACTATACGGCAATGGCTTCCATGAGAACTCAGATGAAAACAATCAAGGAATTGTGGCTCGTTGTGTGGCGGAAATATTCCAACACATTGACAAGCATCCAGAACGTAAATGTGCGGTGAATATAACCTGGATAGAGATATACCGAGAAATTATACGCGACGTCTTTGGGGTGGGCAGTGTGCAGTGTATGTCAAAATCCGATGCCTTCCATTGGCTGCAGGTGGGCTATAAATTGTTGAATAGCACCAAAACCCAAATGGGCCATTCACTGTTTAGCATTACCTTGGAGCAAAGATGGATTAACAAGGATGGCTTAATACAACATCGCCTTTCCACCGCCAGTTTCACCGATTTGGGGGCCACAGAGAGGGTGTTTATGCTGAATGCCTTGGGCCAACCCTCGAGTATGCCCAAGGACTTGGGTTTGCAGGCATTGGAGTGTGTAGTCAGCACTCTCATAGACCCGGCCCTTATGTTGCAAGGATACGAAAATGTACCTTACCACCAGACATTGTTGACCACCATGCTGAAGGACTCATTTGGTGGGCGAGCCCAAACCTTGGTCATTGTATGTGTATCGCCCTGGGAGGAGGATCTCAATGAGACAGTGGCCAACATGCAGTTTGCTTTTAAGGTACAGTGTGTTCATAATTTTGTGGTCATTAACTCTTATTCGGATGACAATACTCTGGCCACTGTGGAGGAGAATATTTGCGAAGCATTGGATGAGGACATGGAAGACATTGAGGAGCAGCAGCTATCACCTCCACCCAAGAACCAAAGCGATCAGTTTGCCTTGCAGTTTGCGGCCAATCAATGGTCCAAACTGGTAGCAAATGCTGAAGATTTACTTTCCAA ATTAATTTCCTCCAATGCTATTGGTGAGCAGGAGAAACAGCAAATCGAATCTTGGCTGATACAGAAGCAGGAGTGTGACGATTGCCTAAATTCCAGCGACTCTCAGCAGGAAGAGAACTCTTTGGGACCCATACAAGAGGCAGATGAGCCAACAGAAGATAGTGATCCCGATGTAAGTGAACCCGAGACATCGCTGCCCCAAAATTCCGAAAATGACTCGGATGGCGGTGTTGTACTCatgaaaaatggcgaaaaacTCCAGACGTTATGGCAGAAATTTGAGTTGAAAACAAATGATTTGATTAAAAGAAACTATGGAGATTTTATGGAAAATCATACTAAAGCTCAAGAGAGAGAACAAATGCCCAACGATAGCCCACCATCTAGTTTAAGTGAGGCGAGAAACCTTGGGCGGGGTCCTCAACGGGGACGCCGAGGTTCTATACAACCAGGATCGACTTTATCCAGTGTTGAAATGGCCATGCTTAAGCATTTGGTGGCACGAGAACAATTCGCTGATAAAGAAGATGCCTCAGATATCAGGCCACAGCATGAGGAATTTTTGTACGAGTCCGGCAAGCAAAGTAACTCGGCCTTAAAGGGCATGAAGAAGAAGATGCGCAAACTAGATGCCAGTATTGAGGGCAGAATGAAGCAGATCAACGAAATCCAAGAGACGATTCAACTTAAAGAGAACATCATAACGGAACTAATCAAAACCAGTGATACCAGATCTACTGCcaagcaaaaatttcaaaagaaaaggaCCAAAATGCAGGCAGAGTACGAGAAATCCAAAAAAGCTTTGGACAAGGCTTTGGCCCAGCGAAGAGATAGAAACGAAGTGAGACAGCTAAAGGCTAACGTGGCGCAATTGGAACAACGTTTGAGTGATGTCACCTCCATAAAACACATTGCCGGCGATAGTGAGCAAAAAGTTAAGAAACTACAGCAGTCCTTGAAGGAATCAAAAACTCTGCTGGAGAATCTGCAAAAGAAAGTGGAAAAGGAAAAGTCAAAAAAGGAGGCCTTGGAATTGCAAATTAAATCGATGGAGTCAAAGGAAAATTCAAACACCACCAATGACATACGAGAAGACGTTATTCCTGATACTGGCACAATACAATCACAGCTGAAGCATTTAGAGGAGAAAATCGATCACCTCCAACCTCAAGGCGAAGACTTGCGCCATGAGATACGTAATCTACGAAAAACCCGTGACCACTTACTAGAACAAAGATGCTCATTGGATCGCAAATTCAAGAGTGAAAAAAGCCTAAGCCCCAAGGAGGAACGCAAGCTGCTCGAATGTGATGAGGCCATAGAGGCTATAGATGCAGCCATTGAGTTCAAAAATGAGATGATATGTGGTCACAAGTCCATTGACACCAGTGAGCGTTTGCAGCGTGAAAAAGGCGAACAAATGCTCATGGCCCGTCTCAATAAACTATCCAGTGAGGAGATGCGTACTTTGCTCTATAAATACTTTACTAAAGTTATCGATCTAAGGGATTCGTCGCGTAAATTAGAAATCCAGCTGCAGCAGCTGGAGAGGGAAAAGGATGCTTGGGAATGGAGGGAGCGTGTGCTCTCCAATGCTGTGAGACAGGCTTATTTAGAAGGCGAACGAAAAACGGTGCTCTTACAACGGCAGCATGAAATGAAATTGACTCTTATGCTGAGGCACTTGGCTGAGGAATCGTGCAATAGCTCTGCTTCATTTTCGGAGCATTCATTGTCGCCGGTGTCCAGCTTTTACCGACCCCCACAAATGGctttgatacccaccacagtGTCCATGTCCAGTTCTTGCTATTCGGACTCCGATTATGAATGGCCTCATCAGCTTAAACCAAAAATGCCACTGATGCCCAAACCCTTGGATAAAAATGCTTTAATGTGTCCTCTGTCAGATCGGCATTTGAAGACCTACCAGCCAATGGATAATATTAAGGGCAAAACTTTGAAATTGGCACCCAACATTTTGAATAAGGGTTATGCGGAGCCAGATTTCAAATGGCCTCATGCACATAATGCTAAATTCTCAAAATCTTCACATTCACATGCAAATGCTATGGAAATGTATGCTGTGCCACCACAACCAATTGCCAAGTATAGCAAATCTGAtgataaaatcaaagaaaaggaCACCAAAAGCAAactatttgccaaatttcaagttttAACACGCTATGCCAGCAACCAACGTCAGGAGGATTCCTTTACATCTTCCTCTAATTCTAGCAGCAAATCCAAGGATAAGGATTCATCCACTTTAACGCAAGAGGATCCGAAAAAGGCGGTGCCGAATGAGAAATCGCAGAAAACCAAAGTGACTCGTCAAAAGAATAAATTGATTATTCAAGACAAGTCCAGAAGCCAATGA